A stretch of Ferribacterium limneticum DNA encodes these proteins:
- a CDS encoding DUF3553 domain-containing protein: MSTLTSGDRVMHPNQKEWGLGKVLSATPENLDVFFVGAGRKKLSRSFIQLEKAEGAASKHRLLDNLIETSEIANDGFVTLPMAIERFAETYPDGFEDAAFIKATRDACSRANKFCAQLLSQEEISSLIQAGSFEAVCDRARHVESTANLLTKSERKVLHDALDLPASQKMFALALADLFYGSETEEARFKHFLRTLGILRLNKWQFATLFSFIRFPRQHAYLKPTAIQNSAKALCWRIGYKPEPNWKTYDAVLRLYSYVRTNLLEEGMMPRDLIDVQSFVWSVGQK; the protein is encoded by the coding sequence ATGAGCACCCTAACCTCAGGCGATCGTGTGATGCACCCAAACCAGAAGGAATGGGGACTCGGGAAGGTGCTCAGCGCAACCCCCGAAAATCTTGATGTGTTCTTTGTCGGCGCCGGCCGCAAAAAACTGTCGCGGTCATTCATCCAGCTTGAAAAAGCCGAAGGGGCCGCCTCGAAACACCGCCTTCTCGATAATCTGATCGAGACATCGGAAATTGCCAACGATGGCTTCGTGACGCTCCCGATGGCGATCGAACGCTTCGCGGAGACCTACCCGGATGGTTTCGAGGACGCTGCCTTCATCAAGGCGACACGCGATGCCTGCAGTCGTGCTAACAAGTTCTGTGCCCAGTTACTGAGCCAGGAAGAAATCTCCAGCCTTATTCAGGCGGGCAGCTTTGAAGCCGTCTGTGATCGCGCCCGGCACGTCGAGTCGACCGCCAACCTGTTGACGAAGAGCGAGCGCAAGGTTCTGCACGATGCCCTCGATCTGCCGGCGAGCCAAAAGATGTTTGCGCTGGCCTTGGCCGACCTGTTTTATGGCAGCGAAACAGAGGAAGCCCGCTTCAAGCACTTTCTTCGTACCCTGGGCATCCTGCGTCTGAACAAATGGCAGTTTGCGACGCTCTTCAGTTTCATTCGCTTCCCGCGGCAGCATGCCTACCTCAAACCTACCGCGATCCAGAATTCGGCCAAGGCGCTTTGCTGGCGAATCGGCTACAAGCCGGAGCCGAACTGGAAAACCTACGATGCGGTGCTGCGGCTCTACAGCTACGTCCGCACCAATTTGCTCGAAGAAGGCATGATGCCCCGCGACCTGATCGACGTGCAGTCCTTCGTTTGGTCCGTCGGCCAGAAATAA
- a CDS encoding hybrid sensor histidine kinase/response regulator — MTFDSKKTAFSSSLVLTVLLLVVLVAAFGIYVRAEKEIDRANELRYQSLHLAAELRQSSDDLTRMARTYVETGKPIYKQYYQDILDIRDGRKPRPADYHNVYWDLVLGGQIKPSEDGGQGIALLKLMQQAGFGDDEFAKLVGAKANSDRLTAIEFDAMRLFERGGPAHEANVAKARLMLHDEAYHAAKMGIMQPIGEVGVLTDKRTSRAVQLAEERALWLRGLLIVCGLAAIFMLWRGYAALRKTLGGSVDDVHGLIVRLGKGDFSIDDTAPSGTKNSVIGWLAETRLKLNSLAAARLSAEEQLARRTRELLLNNQILKRITQGGCLHEILNDLALDVEALHPGMLCSILLVDEDGKRLRHGAAPGLPDFYCQAIEGVVFGDGVGSCGTAAYRGERVIVEDIQQHPYWTAFRDLARQAGVQACWSQPFKNREGRVLGTFAIYHRQPTSPSANEIALIEDYASLAELAVERAQTEAALEKSRELYRLIAENSNDVIWLMDIPVMKFTYVSPSVLRMRGWTAEEVMAQPASAAATPESEQLINARLKKSLDRLAAGDMSRRFAVTEVDQPCKDGSIIHTEVVTTVLLDEAGKPRQILGISRDVTERKRNEAELEQHRHHLEKMVDERTSALLLAKDAADAANRAKSTFLTNMSHELRTPMNAIMGMTDLALRRAIDDRQKLQLEKVVQASRHLLGVINDILDLSKIEAERLMLERIPFRLSEVVDNLSSMVSSRVAEKGLAFTVKIAPELAACTFQGDPLRLGQILLNLAGNAIKFTAEGAILVTVSPAETEGANVLLRFEVRDTGIGIAAGDQARLFTAFEQADGSTTRQYGGSGLGLAISRRLAEMMGGQIGVESAPGAGSTFWFTARLEKAEAMVEAASLPSWLQAETTIMSKYAGARVLLVEDEPINQEVATELLTEVGLVVDQANDGEQAIEMVKSARYDLVLMDLQMPRMNGIEATLAIRRLPECQEVPILAMTANAFNEDRQRCLAAGMNDHIGKPVEPGMLFETLLKWLGGTSGDQSARAPEKPAS, encoded by the coding sequence GTGACGTTCGACAGCAAAAAAACCGCATTTTCAAGCAGTCTGGTGCTGACTGTTTTGCTGCTGGTGGTGCTTGTCGCTGCCTTCGGCATCTATGTCAGGGCCGAAAAAGAGATCGATCGAGCCAACGAGCTGCGTTACCAGTCGCTGCATCTGGCCGCCGAGTTGCGCCAGTCGTCGGACGATCTGACACGGATGGCCCGGACCTATGTCGAGACCGGCAAGCCGATCTACAAACAGTATTACCAGGACATTCTCGATATCCGCGACGGCAGGAAGCCGCGGCCGGCGGATTATCACAACGTCTATTGGGATCTGGTCCTCGGGGGGCAGATCAAGCCCTCGGAAGATGGCGGGCAGGGCATCGCCTTGCTGAAATTGATGCAGCAGGCAGGCTTCGGTGACGATGAGTTTGCCAAATTGGTGGGGGCCAAAGCCAACTCGGATCGCCTGACCGCCATCGAATTTGACGCCATGCGCTTGTTCGAGAGGGGTGGGCCGGCGCATGAAGCCAACGTGGCAAAGGCTCGCCTGATGCTGCATGACGAGGCTTATCACGCGGCCAAGATGGGCATCATGCAGCCCATTGGCGAGGTTGGTGTCCTGACCGACAAGCGGACGTCCAGGGCGGTGCAACTTGCCGAGGAGCGGGCGCTATGGCTGCGTGGTTTGCTGATTGTCTGCGGGCTGGCGGCGATCTTCATGCTCTGGCGAGGCTATGCGGCGTTGCGCAAGACGCTCGGCGGTTCGGTTGACGATGTCCATGGCCTGATTGTCCGGCTTGGCAAGGGCGATTTCTCGATCGATGACACCGCCCCGTCCGGCACGAAAAATAGCGTGATTGGCTGGCTGGCGGAGACCCGCCTGAAACTGAATAGCCTGGCCGCAGCTCGCCTGTCGGCAGAGGAGCAACTGGCACGGCGTACGCGCGAACTGTTGCTGAACAACCAGATTTTGAAGCGGATCACGCAAGGCGGCTGCCTCCACGAGATTCTCAACGATCTGGCCCTCGACGTCGAAGCGCTGCATCCCGGCATGCTTTGCTCGATCCTGCTGGTTGATGAAGACGGCAAGCGCCTGCGCCATGGCGCCGCGCCCGGCTTGCCGGATTTCTATTGCCAGGCCATTGAGGGGGTAGTCTTTGGTGATGGTGTCGGCTCCTGCGGCACCGCTGCCTATCGTGGCGAGCGCGTCATCGTCGAGGATATCCAGCAGCATCCCTACTGGACCGCTTTTCGCGATCTGGCCCGACAGGCCGGCGTCCAGGCCTGCTGGTCGCAGCCCTTCAAGAACCGGGAGGGGCGAGTGCTGGGTACTTTCGCCATCTACCATCGCCAGCCGACCAGCCCATCGGCCAACGAAATCGCCCTGATCGAAGACTATGCCAGCCTGGCTGAACTGGCCGTCGAGCGGGCGCAAACAGAAGCTGCCCTGGAGAAGAGCCGGGAGCTCTATCGCCTGATCGCCGAGAACAGCAATGACGTCATCTGGCTGATGGATATCCCGGTGATGAAATTCACCTATGTCAGCCCCTCCGTCCTGCGCATGCGCGGCTGGACTGCCGAGGAAGTCATGGCCCAGCCTGCCTCGGCGGCAGCCACGCCGGAATCGGAGCAGCTGATCAACGCACGATTGAAAAAGAGCCTGGATCGCCTGGCGGCTGGCGACATGTCGCGGCGCTTTGCCGTCACCGAGGTGGATCAGCCATGCAAGGATGGAAGCATCATCCACACCGAGGTGGTGACTACGGTCCTGCTGGATGAGGCCGGTAAGCCCCGGCAGATTCTCGGCATCTCGCGGGATGTGACGGAGCGGAAGCGGAATGAGGCGGAACTGGAGCAGCACCGCCATCATCTCGAAAAAATGGTCGACGAGCGGACCTCGGCCTTGTTGCTGGCCAAGGATGCAGCCGATGCGGCGAATCGGGCCAAGAGCACTTTCCTGACCAACATGAGCCACGAACTGCGGACGCCGATGAACGCCATCATGGGGATGACCGACCTGGCCCTGCGCCGGGCGATCGACGACCGGCAGAAATTGCAGCTGGAGAAAGTGGTGCAGGCATCCCGGCATTTGCTCGGAGTGATCAACGATATTCTCGATCTGTCAAAAATCGAGGCTGAGCGTCTGATGCTTGAGCGCATCCCGTTCCGCTTGTCCGAGGTCGTCGATAACCTGAGCAGCATGGTCAGTTCGCGGGTGGCCGAGAAAGGCCTGGCCTTCACCGTCAAAATTGCCCCCGAACTGGCCGCTTGTACATTCCAGGGAGATCCCCTGCGTCTGGGCCAGATTCTCCTCAATCTGGCCGGCAACGCCATCAAGTTCACCGCGGAAGGCGCGATTTTGGTCACGGTTTCCCCGGCGGAAACGGAGGGGGCGAATGTTCTGCTGCGTTTCGAGGTGCGTGATACCGGCATCGGTATTGCGGCTGGCGATCAGGCAAGGCTATTCACCGCCTTTGAGCAGGCCGATGGATCAACCACGCGGCAGTATGGTGGCAGCGGCCTGGGCCTGGCGATCAGCCGCCGTCTGGCCGAAATGATGGGGGGACAGATCGGGGTGGAGAGCGCGCCTGGCGCGGGCAGCACCTTCTGGTTTACGGCAAGGCTTGAAAAAGCCGAGGCGATGGTCGAGGCCGCCAGCTTGCCATCCTGGCTGCAGGCCGAAACGACGATCATGTCCAAGTATGCCGGTGCCCGTGTCTTGCTGGTCGAGGATGAGCCGATCAACCAGGAGGTGGCGACCGAATTGCTGACGGAAGTCGGGCTGGTCGTCGATCAGGCCAATGACGGAGAACAGGCCATCGAGATGGTTAAAAGCGCTCGCTACGACCTGGTCCTGATGGATCTTCAGATGCCCAGAATGAACGGAATAGAGGCGACCCTGGCAATTCGCCGCTTGCCGGAATGCCAGGAAGTACCGATCCTGGCCATGACGGCGAATGCTTTTAACGAAGATCGGCAGCGCTGCCTGGCGGCGGGGATGAACGATCACATCGGCAAGCCGGTGGAACCCGGCATGTTGTTCGAAACCTTGCTCAAATGGCTGGGCGGAACGAGCGGCGATCAGTCGGCCCGTGCTCCGGAAAAACCGGCTTCGTAA
- a CDS encoding diheme cytochrome c, which translates to MKKLILLTLLACSLPALADRLPMPGNAPASFKSECSSCHIAYQPALLAADDWRKLMAGLQGHFGSDATVDSKTGLEITNFLTRNAGDLSRLGSAGNPPRITQTQRFIRKHREVPARFWRDPRVKSAANCEACHRGAASGNYSEHDIAIPELRE; encoded by the coding sequence ATGAAAAAACTGATTCTGCTGACCCTGCTGGCTTGCTCACTGCCTGCACTGGCTGATCGTTTGCCGATGCCCGGCAATGCACCGGCCAGCTTCAAGTCGGAATGCAGCAGTTGCCACATCGCCTATCAGCCTGCCTTGCTCGCCGCCGATGACTGGCGAAAGCTGATGGCCGGCCTGCAAGGCCACTTCGGCAGCGATGCAACGGTCGACAGCAAAACCGGGTTGGAAATCACCAACTTTCTGACGCGCAATGCTGGCGACCTCAGTCGCCTGGGCAGCGCCGGCAATCCGCCGCGCATCACGCAGACCCAGCGTTTCATCCGGAAGCACCGCGAGGTGCCGGCCAGGTTCTGGCGCGATCCCCGTGTCAAATCGGCGGCCAACTGCGAGGCCTGCCATCGTGGCGCCGCCAGCGGCAACTACAGCGAGCACGACATCGCCATTCCTGAACTGCGGGAGTAA
- a CDS encoding class I SAM-dependent methyltransferase, with the protein MKIADPTQTTLLNELKLMLGELPLDGASVLELGCGKADKTRSLAETGRVRNIVALEVDLIQHARNLAAPALPNVEFRQGGAEAIPAADNSFDIVLMFKSLHHVPVEQMDQALKEIARVLKPGGLAWISEPVYAGDFNDILRLFHDEKVVREKAFAAVSHAVEQGLLGLEKQYFFNTRSQFDDFEQFDARMIRVTHSNHQLSPELYQQVRAQFTAHLTPEGATFLNPQRVDLLRKP; encoded by the coding sequence ATGAAAATCGCCGACCCAACGCAAACCACACTGCTGAATGAATTGAAGCTGATGCTCGGCGAGCTGCCACTTGACGGCGCCAGCGTGCTCGAACTGGGTTGCGGCAAGGCCGATAAAACCCGCAGCCTGGCCGAAACCGGGCGCGTCAGGAATATCGTTGCGCTGGAAGTAGATCTCATCCAGCACGCCCGCAACCTGGCGGCGCCGGCCTTGCCCAATGTCGAATTCCGCCAGGGCGGCGCCGAGGCCATTCCGGCCGCCGACAACAGCTTCGACATCGTGCTGATGTTCAAGTCCCTGCACCATGTTCCCGTCGAACAGATGGACCAGGCTTTGAAGGAAATTGCCCGCGTGCTCAAACCGGGCGGCCTGGCCTGGATTTCCGAGCCGGTTTACGCCGGTGACTTCAACGACATTCTTCGCCTGTTCCACGACGAAAAAGTGGTCCGGGAAAAAGCCTTCGCCGCCGTCAGCCACGCGGTCGAGCAAGGTTTACTGGGGCTGGAGAAACAGTATTTCTTCAACACCCGCAGCCAGTTCGATGATTTCGAGCAATTCGACGCCAGAATGATCCGCGTCACCCATAGCAACCACCAGCTTTCGCCGGAACTCTACCAGCAGGTTCGGGCGCAGTTTACGGCCCACCTGACCCCGGAAGGCGCCACTTTTCTCAATCCGCAACGGGTGGATTTGCTGCGCAAACCCTGA
- a CDS encoding cytochrome b/b6 domain-containing protein yields the protein MQKILVWDWPVRLGHWLMVAGFSLAWLTSDSETFRLVHAFAGSVVIAVALFRLPWGFIGSRYARFADFVRGPTSVIDYLGSLLKLQPTHHVGHNPAGGWAIMLLLGLSILTGVVGWAMYNELGGEWLEDLHEGLAATMLTVVIVHVAGVISGSLLHGENLLRAMLTGHKQGSPDEAIPSARPLAAIVLIAWVVAASGWLAS from the coding sequence ATGCAAAAGATCCTCGTCTGGGACTGGCCGGTCCGACTCGGTCACTGGCTAATGGTCGCTGGTTTCAGCCTCGCCTGGCTGACCTCGGATAGCGAAACCTTCCGGCTGGTACATGCCTTTGCCGGCTCGGTCGTCATTGCCGTGGCGCTGTTTCGCCTGCCCTGGGGCTTCATTGGTTCGCGCTATGCCCGTTTTGCCGATTTCGTCCGTGGCCCGACCTCAGTCATCGACTACCTTGGCAGCCTGCTCAAATTGCAACCGACGCACCACGTCGGCCACAACCCGGCCGGTGGCTGGGCCATCATGCTGCTGCTCGGTCTCAGCATCCTGACCGGCGTGGTCGGCTGGGCGATGTACAACGAACTCGGCGGCGAGTGGCTGGAAGATCTGCACGAAGGCCTGGCGGCAACAATGCTGACGGTGGTTATCGTGCACGTCGCTGGCGTCATCTCCGGCAGCCTGCTGCACGGCGAAAACCTGCTCCGCGCCATGCTGACCGGCCACAAGCAGGGCTCGCCGGACGAAGCCATTCCCTCGGCCCGGCCGTTGGCTGCCATCGTGCTGATCGCCTGGGTGGTCGCGGCCAGCGGGTGGTTGGCTAGCTGA
- a CDS encoding DUF1924 domain-containing protein: MRTTSTVALLLASLACYAETPQQIRQTYTAEAGSQQAGFTPSAKRGEALFRQRFALNDKMPGCTACHTDNPLAAGQHAVTGKTIRPLAVAANAERFSDPAKVEKWFGRNCKEVVGRACMAAEKADFVTYMSEVR, translated from the coding sequence ATGAGAACAACAAGCACTGTCGCCCTGCTGCTCGCCAGCCTGGCCTGTTACGCTGAAACCCCGCAACAGATCCGCCAGACCTACACCGCCGAAGCAGGTAGCCAGCAGGCCGGCTTCACCCCGTCGGCCAAACGGGGCGAGGCCCTGTTCCGCCAGCGCTTTGCCCTCAACGACAAGATGCCGGGCTGCACCGCTTGCCATACCGATAACCCGCTCGCTGCCGGACAACATGCGGTCACCGGCAAGACCATCCGGCCGCTGGCGGTTGCCGCCAATGCGGAACGCTTCAGCGACCCGGCCAAGGTTGAAAAGTGGTTCGGCCGCAACTGCAAGGAGGTGGTTGGCCGGGCTTGTATGGCTGCAGAAAAGGCTGATTTCGTCACTTACATGAGCGAGGTGCGCTGA
- a CDS encoding ATP-binding protein has product MSNSGTTVWFSLRRRLLGLLLGGVAAAWLVTMVFSYIDAHHEVDELFDAQLAQAGQTLLALAGHDEGDDISDLGDAAHKYQRRLRCQIWRADGKLLMRSNNAPQTPLTTATGFSETRGEEGHWRHFSQWNDDRSLQVQVSENHHIRDDLIGHIAWRLLFPALFGLPLIGLWVWLATRHGFASLDGIARQIASRDPQQLQPLHPAAAPEEIRTLLESLNGLFQRVEHTLEAERRFTADAAHELRTPLAALQAQLQVALRARDDDERNRSLNQLQSGLTRASHLVDQMLQLARLDPESGLPDPQAVDLAALAEAVCADLGPQILARNLDFDLEADPNTVVTGQAEWLRVLIRNLVDNAVRYTPAGGQVRVLIRRHGSTINLSVSDSGPGIPVEERESVLRRFHRLNQGIQPGSGLGLAIVARIAELHGTTLCLDSSPITKGLDVGVQFAARCTTA; this is encoded by the coding sequence ATGAGCAACTCGGGAACGACTGTCTGGTTTTCGCTGCGCCGCCGCCTGCTCGGCCTGCTGCTCGGCGGCGTGGCGGCAGCCTGGCTGGTCACCATGGTTTTCAGCTACATCGACGCTCACCATGAGGTCGATGAACTGTTCGATGCCCAGCTTGCCCAGGCCGGCCAGACCCTGCTCGCCCTGGCTGGCCATGACGAAGGCGATGACATTTCGGATCTTGGCGATGCCGCCCACAAATACCAGCGCCGCCTGCGTTGCCAGATCTGGCGAGCCGACGGCAAGCTGTTGATGCGTTCCAACAATGCGCCGCAAACGCCCTTGACGACGGCCACCGGTTTTTCCGAAACCCGCGGCGAGGAAGGCCACTGGCGCCACTTCAGCCAGTGGAATGATGATCGCAGCCTGCAGGTTCAAGTCAGCGAAAACCACCATATCCGCGACGATCTGATCGGCCATATCGCCTGGCGCCTGCTCTTTCCGGCCCTTTTCGGCCTGCCGCTGATCGGCCTCTGGGTCTGGCTCGCCACCCGGCACGGCTTTGCTTCGCTGGATGGTATCGCCCGCCAGATCGCCAGCCGCGACCCACAGCAGTTGCAACCCTTGCACCCGGCCGCCGCGCCGGAAGAAATCCGCACCCTGCTCGAATCCCTGAACGGCCTGTTCCAGCGCGTCGAACATACGCTGGAAGCCGAGCGCCGCTTCACGGCCGATGCCGCGCACGAACTGCGTACGCCACTCGCCGCGCTGCAGGCCCAGTTGCAGGTGGCCCTGCGCGCCCGCGACGACGATGAGCGCAACCGCTCGCTGAATCAGCTGCAGAGCGGCCTGACTCGCGCCTCCCACCTTGTCGATCAGATGCTGCAATTGGCCCGCCTCGATCCTGAATCCGGCCTGCCAGATCCACAGGCAGTCGATCTGGCCGCGCTGGCCGAAGCGGTCTGTGCCGATCTCGGCCCGCAAATTCTGGCCAGGAACCTTGATTTCGATCTCGAAGCCGACCCAAACACCGTGGTCACCGGGCAAGCCGAATGGCTGCGGGTATTGATCCGCAATCTGGTCGATAACGCCGTGCGTTATACCCCGGCGGGTGGTCAGGTCCGCGTCCTCATCCGTCGTCACGGCAGCACGATCAACCTCTCGGTCAGCGACAGCGGCCCCGGCATTCCGGTTGAAGAACGCGAATCCGTCCTCCGCCGCTTTCACCGCCTGAACCAGGGAATCCAGCCGGGCAGCGGCCTGGGTTTAGCCATCGTCGCCCGCATTGCGGAACTACATGGCACGACCTTATGTCTAGATAGTTCACCTATAACCAAAGGCCTAGATGT
- a CDS encoding PocR ligand-binding domain-containing protein — protein sequence MVKLTDLLDISELQGLCESYTAVTGAVTALLDLEGKILVSTGWQDICSRFHRVNPLTAKRCRESDTLLAGKLAHGEPYNVYKCKNGLVDVAVPIIIGGEHVANFFTGQFFFGTPDRNYFQQQAREFGFEQVAYLDALNRVPTFSEQQVESMMAFFTRLARMMGEMGLAKLRLQQANEGLQAGAAIIQSSEDAIIGESVDGIITIWNPGAEAMFGYSAGEMIGNTMQVLLPPERLGEESLVLARIQGGEVVKHFESVRLCKDGRRVDISATISPIRDGRGNIVGVSKIVRDISLQRQAEAIQAHERAVQRALIDTLPDLIWLKSPEGVYLGCNPRFEQFFGAREAEILGKTDYDFVSREMADFFRMHDRRAMEKDGPSINEEKIAFASDGHQELLETTKIPMRDAQGKLIGILGIGHDVTQRRAAEQELERHRQHLQELVDERTAALSVAKDAAEAANRAKSTFLANMSHELRTPMNGIMGMVGIALRQVSDPKLRHQLETIDHSSQHLLGVINDILDISKIEAGRLPLEQIDFKFGEVLENLQALIGNKVADKSLELRFDVPDSLRTLPLSGDPLRLGQVLLNLSGNAVKFTEHGAIVVFARIFDETADRVRLCCEIRDSGIGIGAEDQKRLFSAFEQADSSMTRKYGGTGLGLAISKRLVEMMGGEISVESMPGQGSTFRFSMQLAKGGQAGLADAGSGLPADVALLASHAGSRILMAEDEPVNQEVTCSLLEDVGLLVDVANDGVEALALARQNRYALILMDMQMPKMNGVDATRAIRLDSLNVDTPILAMTANAFEEDRRRCLAAGMNDYIGKPVNPDLLFSKLLSWLESTRR from the coding sequence GTGGTAAAACTCACCGATCTACTCGACATCAGCGAGCTTCAAGGGCTGTGTGAGAGCTATACGGCAGTCACGGGGGCGGTGACGGCGCTCCTCGATCTCGAAGGCAAGATCCTGGTGTCTACCGGGTGGCAGGACATCTGCTCCCGCTTCCATCGAGTCAACCCGCTGACGGCGAAACGCTGCCGGGAGAGCGATACGCTTCTGGCCGGAAAGCTGGCGCATGGCGAACCCTACAACGTCTATAAATGCAAGAACGGCCTGGTGGATGTGGCGGTTCCCATCATCATCGGTGGCGAGCACGTTGCCAACTTTTTCACCGGCCAGTTTTTCTTCGGAACGCCGGACAGGAATTATTTCCAGCAGCAAGCCCGGGAATTCGGGTTTGAGCAGGTCGCTTATCTCGATGCGCTGAATCGGGTACCGACTTTTTCCGAGCAACAGGTCGAGTCGATGATGGCGTTTTTCACCCGGCTGGCCAGGATGATGGGGGAAATGGGGCTTGCCAAGCTGCGCCTGCAGCAGGCCAACGAGGGATTGCAGGCGGGGGCCGCGATCATCCAGTCATCGGAGGACGCCATCATCGGCGAATCAGTCGATGGGATCATCACGATCTGGAATCCCGGGGCGGAAGCCATGTTCGGGTACAGCGCCGGCGAAATGATCGGCAACACGATGCAGGTCCTGCTTCCCCCCGAACGGCTGGGTGAGGAAAGCCTCGTTCTGGCGAGAATTCAGGGCGGCGAGGTGGTCAAGCATTTTGAAAGCGTGCGCTTGTGCAAGGACGGTCGGCGAGTCGACATTTCAGCCACCATTTCGCCGATCCGCGACGGACGCGGAAATATTGTCGGGGTGTCGAAAATCGTGCGGGATATCAGCCTCCAGCGTCAGGCTGAAGCGATCCAGGCCCATGAACGGGCGGTTCAGCGGGCGCTGATCGACACGCTGCCGGATTTGATCTGGCTGAAAAGCCCGGAAGGGGTCTATCTCGGCTGCAATCCGCGCTTCGAGCAGTTTTTCGGTGCCCGCGAAGCGGAGATTCTGGGCAAGACCGACTACGATTTCGTGAGCCGGGAAATGGCGGATTTCTTCCGGATGCATGATCGCCGGGCCATGGAAAAGGACGGACCATCGATCAACGAGGAAAAAATCGCTTTTGCCTCCGATGGCCATCAGGAATTGCTCGAAACCACGAAAATCCCGATGCGCGACGCCCAGGGAAAGCTGATCGGTATCTTGGGTATCGGCCATGACGTTACCCAGCGCCGGGCGGCTGAACAAGAACTCGAACGGCACCGGCAGCACCTGCAGGAACTGGTCGACGAGCGCACTGCGGCCCTTTCCGTGGCCAAGGATGCCGCCGAGGCGGCCAACCGGGCGAAGAGCACCTTCCTTGCCAATATGTCGCATGAACTGCGCACGCCGATGAACGGCATCATGGGCATGGTCGGCATTGCGCTGCGTCAGGTCAGTGATCCGAAACTGCGCCATCAGCTGGAAACCATCGACCATTCATCACAACACCTGCTCGGGGTCATCAACGACATTCTCGATATTTCAAAGATCGAGGCTGGGCGCCTGCCTCTTGAGCAGATCGATTTCAAGTTCGGGGAGGTTCTGGAAAATCTCCAGGCGCTGATCGGCAACAAGGTGGCGGACAAGTCTCTTGAACTGCGCTTCGATGTGCCGGATTCGCTGCGAACGCTGCCGTTGTCGGGCGACCCGTTGCGGCTCGGCCAGGTTCTCCTGAATCTCTCCGGGAATGCCGTCAAATTCACCGAGCACGGCGCGATTGTCGTTTTTGCCCGCATCTTCGACGAAACGGCTGATCGCGTGCGCCTTTGCTGCGAGATCAGGGATTCCGGGATCGGTATTGGCGCGGAGGACCAGAAGCGACTGTTTTCAGCTTTTGAGCAGGCCGACAGTTCGATGACGCGAAAGTATGGCGGTACCGGTCTGGGCCTTGCCATCAGCAAGCGGCTGGTCGAGATGATGGGCGGCGAGATCAGCGTGGAGAGCATGCCGGGGCAGGGCAGCACATTCCGCTTCAGCATGCAGTTGGCGAAGGGGGGCCAGGCCGGGCTGGCCGACGCGGGCAGCGGCTTGCCCGCCGATGTCGCGTTGCTGGCCAGCCATGCTGGCAGCCGCATACTCATGGCGGAAGACGAACCGGTCAATCAGGAGGTTACCTGCAGCCTGCTTGAAGATGTCGGGCTGCTCGTCGATGTCGCCAACGACGGGGTCGAGGCGCTGGCGCTGGCAAGGCAAAACCGCTACGCACTGATCCTGATGGATATGCAGATGCCTAAAATGAACGGGGTCGATGCCACCCGGGCGATCCGCCTCGACTCGCTCAATGTCGATACGCCTATCCTGGCCATGACGGCCAACGCTTTCGAGGAAGACCGGCGGAGATGCCTTGCCGCCGGGATGAACGACTACATCGGCAAGCCGGTCAATCCGGACCTGCTTTTCAGCAAGCTGTTGAGCTGGCTCGAATCGACGCGTCGCTGA
- a CDS encoding response regulator: MRILLVEDDPELGDGLTVGLRQAGFAVDWLRDGHGADQALQSESFDFVVLDLGLPRLSGMEVLNRARGRGQAMPILILTARDATGDKVSGLDAGADDYLVKPIDLDELTARIRALTRRSAGRAAPLLTHGELSVDLAAHRVTLSGQEVELSSREFSLLQQLLENAGRVLTRTQLEQSLYGWRDEPDSNALEVHIHHLRKKLGSELIRTLRGVGYTIPK; the protein is encoded by the coding sequence ATGCGTATCCTGCTTGTCGAAGATGACCCCGAACTGGGCGACGGCCTGACCGTCGGCCTGCGCCAGGCCGGCTTTGCCGTCGATTGGCTGCGCGATGGCCATGGTGCGGATCAGGCACTACAGAGCGAGAGCTTCGACTTTGTCGTGCTCGACCTCGGACTGCCTCGCCTCTCCGGCATGGAGGTGCTTAATCGCGCCCGTGGCCGGGGGCAGGCCATGCCGATTCTGATCCTGACCGCCCGCGATGCGACCGGCGACAAGGTATCCGGCCTTGACGCCGGGGCCGACGACTATCTGGTCAAGCCGATCGACCTCGATGAATTGACCGCCCGCATTCGCGCCCTGACCCGGCGCAGCGCCGGCCGGGCCGCCCCCCTGCTGACGCATGGCGAACTGAGCGTTGACCTGGCAGCCCACCGCGTGACGCTGTCAGGCCAGGAAGTCGAACTCTCCAGCCGTGAGTTTTCGCTGTTGCAGCAGTTACTCGAAAACGCCGGCCGCGTGCTGACCCGCACCCAGCTGGAACAGTCGCTTTACGGCTGGCGCGACGAACCGGACAGCAATGCCCTCGAAGTGCACATCCATCACCTGCGCAAGAAACTGGGCAGCGAGCTGATCCGCACCCTGCGCGGCGTCGGCTACACCATCCCGAAATGA